Proteins encoded by one window of Cloeon dipterum chromosome 2, ieCloDipt1.1, whole genome shotgun sequence:
- the LOC135937208 gene encoding uncharacterized protein LOC135937208 isoform X2: MLKSWSDIESIDGLKLFLSSCQDAENASQDFTVLEQYFYSLQPTDQTLFLDVLIPKIIDLAKKLEETPFSGRLVAGQQAQMEFSKEKISQILANAFCGRFRGLASNVNFDRLFAHGHRDATKIEKLKCLIHYFKIVTATKSGVSSMSEKVTFERVVTREAPKWHSSRAYLTEFAINTKDSMFDCPEYMAEVDFANKRIGGGVLGNGCVQEEIKFITCPELIVAKAFCDDLRINEALIMTGATPFSAFTGYASTFKHAGGARKPEESKVVVAIDAMDFSRIEPKMQFRKECIDRELLKAYTGFVHCPKNWIATGNWGCGAFRGNPELKMKIQWIAASMANKKLCYFSYNDSNLKETFEKVQHTFSGMRIGEAYNLLLSNDSSIVKRLTKLIFWAFVAFSVATHMCRSFWLGGSSANQPSLVRTGVSLAFFLCRLPWKITCVVLRRIMKCKIVMLICPKWVQLQIKNIIVSRQVSQTTSGNDLIPIYHRMNTR; encoded by the exons ATGCTGAAATCGTGGAGTGATATCGAGTCTATAGATGGCTTAAAGCTATTTCTTTCGTCTTGCCAAGATGCGGAGAACGCATCACAGGACTTCACAGTTTTGGAGCAATATTTCTACAGT TTGCAGCCGACTGATCAGACACTATTCCTCGATGTTTTGATTCCTAAAATCATAGACCTGGCGAAGAAACTCGAGGAGACTCCGTTTTCTGGCAGACTTGTTGCGGGTCAACAAGCGCAAATGGAGtttagcaaagaaaaaatctcgCAAATATTAGCCAACGCTTTCTGCGGCAGATTCCGCGGCCTTGCATCCAACGTAAATTTTGATCG gctCTTCGCTCATGGCCATAGAGATgctacaaaaattgaaaagctgaAGTGTCTGATTCATTACTTTAAGATAGTCACTGCAACAAAATCCGGCGTCAGCTCAATGTCAG AAAAAGTAACTTTCGAAAGAGTTGTCACAAGAGAAGCACCAAAGTGGCATTCGTCTCGTGCTTACCTCACTGAATTTGCCATAAACACAAAGGACAGCATGTTTGATTGTCCAGAATACATGGCTGAAGTGGATTTTGCAAACaa gAGGATTGGTGGTGGCGTTTTGGGCAACGGCTGCGTTCAAGAGGAGATAAAGTTCATCACATGTCCAGAGCTGATCGTGGCGAAAGCCTTCTGCGACGACCTGAGGATTAACGAGGCCCTAATCATGACGGGCGCGACGCCCTTTTCCGCCTTCACCGGCTACGCGAGCACCTTCAAGCACGCCGGGGGCGCCAGGAAGCCGGAAGAGTCCAAAGTGGTCGTCGCTATTGACGCGATGGACTTCTCCAGGATTGAACCTAAGATGCAGTTTAGGAAGGAGTGCATTGACAGGGAACTGCTCAAGGCGTACACCGGCTTTGTGCACTGCCCGAAAAACTGGATTGCCACTGGAAACTGGGGCTGCGGAGCTTTCAgg ggaaatccggagttaaaaatgaaaattcaatggaTTGCTGCTTCAATGGCGAATAAGAAGCTGTGCTACTTCAGCTACAATGATTCAAACCTGAAGGAGACCTTTGAAAAGGTCCAGCATACATTTTCTGGGATGAGGATCG GCGAGGCTTACAACTTGCTGCTATCCAATGATTCAAGCATAGTTAAACGTCTCacgaaattgatattttgg GCATTCGTCGCTTTTTCCGTGGCCACCCACATGTGCCGCAGTTTTTGGCTTGGAGGAAGCAGCGCCAATcag CCTTCTCTTGTGCGTACCGGCGTGTCACTTGCT TTTTTTCTTTGTAGATTGCCGTGGAAGATCACCTGCGTTGTGCTGAGGCGAATTATGAAGTGCAAAATAGTCATGCTTATCTGCCCCAAGTGGGTTcaactgcaaataaaaaacataattgtCTCACGTCAAGTCAGCCAAACAACCAGCGGAAACGACTTGATCCCTATTTATCATCGAATGAACACCAGATAA
- the LOC135937208 gene encoding uncharacterized protein LOC135937208 isoform X3 yields the protein MLKSWSDIESIDGLKLFLSSCQDAENASQDFTVLEQYFYSLQPTDQTLFLDVLIPKIIDLAKKLEETPFSGRLVAGQQAQMEFSKEKISQILANAFCGRFRGLASNVNFDRLFAHGHRDATKIEKLKCLIHYFKIVTATKSGVSSMSEKVTFERVVTREAPKWHSSRAYLTEFAINTKDSMFDCPEYMAEVDFANKRIGGGVLGNGCVQEEIKFITCPELIVAKAFCDDLRINEALIMTGATPFSAFTGYASTFKHAGGARKPEESKVVVAIDAMDFSRIEPKMQFRKECIDRELLKAYTGFVHCPKNWIATGNWGCGAFRGNPELKMKIQWIAASMANKKLCYFSYNDSNLKETFEKVQHTFSGMRIGEAYNLLLSNDSSIVKRLTKLIFWAFVAFSVATHMCRSFWLGGSSANQQTYKFTAFSCAYRRVTCYCRGRSPALC from the exons ATGCTGAAATCGTGGAGTGATATCGAGTCTATAGATGGCTTAAAGCTATTTCTTTCGTCTTGCCAAGATGCGGAGAACGCATCACAGGACTTCACAGTTTTGGAGCAATATTTCTACAGT TTGCAGCCGACTGATCAGACACTATTCCTCGATGTTTTGATTCCTAAAATCATAGACCTGGCGAAGAAACTCGAGGAGACTCCGTTTTCTGGCAGACTTGTTGCGGGTCAACAAGCGCAAATGGAGtttagcaaagaaaaaatctcgCAAATATTAGCCAACGCTTTCTGCGGCAGATTCCGCGGCCTTGCATCCAACGTAAATTTTGATCG gctCTTCGCTCATGGCCATAGAGATgctacaaaaattgaaaagctgaAGTGTCTGATTCATTACTTTAAGATAGTCACTGCAACAAAATCCGGCGTCAGCTCAATGTCAG AAAAAGTAACTTTCGAAAGAGTTGTCACAAGAGAAGCACCAAAGTGGCATTCGTCTCGTGCTTACCTCACTGAATTTGCCATAAACACAAAGGACAGCATGTTTGATTGTCCAGAATACATGGCTGAAGTGGATTTTGCAAACaa gAGGATTGGTGGTGGCGTTTTGGGCAACGGCTGCGTTCAAGAGGAGATAAAGTTCATCACATGTCCAGAGCTGATCGTGGCGAAAGCCTTCTGCGACGACCTGAGGATTAACGAGGCCCTAATCATGACGGGCGCGACGCCCTTTTCCGCCTTCACCGGCTACGCGAGCACCTTCAAGCACGCCGGGGGCGCCAGGAAGCCGGAAGAGTCCAAAGTGGTCGTCGCTATTGACGCGATGGACTTCTCCAGGATTGAACCTAAGATGCAGTTTAGGAAGGAGTGCATTGACAGGGAACTGCTCAAGGCGTACACCGGCTTTGTGCACTGCCCGAAAAACTGGATTGCCACTGGAAACTGGGGCTGCGGAGCTTTCAgg ggaaatccggagttaaaaatgaaaattcaatggaTTGCTGCTTCAATGGCGAATAAGAAGCTGTGCTACTTCAGCTACAATGATTCAAACCTGAAGGAGACCTTTGAAAAGGTCCAGCATACATTTTCTGGGATGAGGATCG GCGAGGCTTACAACTTGCTGCTATCCAATGATTCAAGCATAGTTAAACGTCTCacgaaattgatattttgg GCATTCGTCGCTTTTTCCGTGGCCACCCACATGTGCCGCAGTTTTTGGCTTGGAGGAAGCAGCGCCAATcag CAAACTTATAAATTTACAGCCTTCTCTTGTGCGTACCGGCGTGTCACTTGCT ATTGCCGTGGAAGATCACCTGCGTTGTGCTGA
- the LOC135937208 gene encoding uncharacterized protein LOC135937208 isoform X4: MLKSWSDIESIDGLKLFLSSCQDAENASQDFTVLEQYFYSLQPTDQTLFLDVLIPKIIDLAKKLEETPFSGRLVAGQQAQMEFSKEKISQILANAFCGRFRGLASNVNFDRLFAHGHRDATKIEKLKCLIHYFKIVTATKSGVSSMSEKVTFERVVTREAPKWHSSRAYLTEFAINTKDSMFDCPEYMAEVDFANKRIGGGVLGNGCVQEEIKFITCPELIVAKAFCDDLRINEALIMTGATPFSAFTGYASTFKHAGGARKPEESKVVVAIDAMDFSRIEPKMQFRKECIDRELLKAYTGFVHCPKNWIATGNWGCGAFRGNPELKMKIQWIAASMANKKLCYFSYNDSNLKETFEKVQHTFSGMRIGEAYNLLLSNDSSIVKRLTKLIFWAFVAFSVATHMCRSFWLGGSSANQQTYKFTAFSCAYRRVTCFFSL, translated from the exons ATGCTGAAATCGTGGAGTGATATCGAGTCTATAGATGGCTTAAAGCTATTTCTTTCGTCTTGCCAAGATGCGGAGAACGCATCACAGGACTTCACAGTTTTGGAGCAATATTTCTACAGT TTGCAGCCGACTGATCAGACACTATTCCTCGATGTTTTGATTCCTAAAATCATAGACCTGGCGAAGAAACTCGAGGAGACTCCGTTTTCTGGCAGACTTGTTGCGGGTCAACAAGCGCAAATGGAGtttagcaaagaaaaaatctcgCAAATATTAGCCAACGCTTTCTGCGGCAGATTCCGCGGCCTTGCATCCAACGTAAATTTTGATCG gctCTTCGCTCATGGCCATAGAGATgctacaaaaattgaaaagctgaAGTGTCTGATTCATTACTTTAAGATAGTCACTGCAACAAAATCCGGCGTCAGCTCAATGTCAG AAAAAGTAACTTTCGAAAGAGTTGTCACAAGAGAAGCACCAAAGTGGCATTCGTCTCGTGCTTACCTCACTGAATTTGCCATAAACACAAAGGACAGCATGTTTGATTGTCCAGAATACATGGCTGAAGTGGATTTTGCAAACaa gAGGATTGGTGGTGGCGTTTTGGGCAACGGCTGCGTTCAAGAGGAGATAAAGTTCATCACATGTCCAGAGCTGATCGTGGCGAAAGCCTTCTGCGACGACCTGAGGATTAACGAGGCCCTAATCATGACGGGCGCGACGCCCTTTTCCGCCTTCACCGGCTACGCGAGCACCTTCAAGCACGCCGGGGGCGCCAGGAAGCCGGAAGAGTCCAAAGTGGTCGTCGCTATTGACGCGATGGACTTCTCCAGGATTGAACCTAAGATGCAGTTTAGGAAGGAGTGCATTGACAGGGAACTGCTCAAGGCGTACACCGGCTTTGTGCACTGCCCGAAAAACTGGATTGCCACTGGAAACTGGGGCTGCGGAGCTTTCAgg ggaaatccggagttaaaaatgaaaattcaatggaTTGCTGCTTCAATGGCGAATAAGAAGCTGTGCTACTTCAGCTACAATGATTCAAACCTGAAGGAGACCTTTGAAAAGGTCCAGCATACATTTTCTGGGATGAGGATCG GCGAGGCTTACAACTTGCTGCTATCCAATGATTCAAGCATAGTTAAACGTCTCacgaaattgatattttgg GCATTCGTCGCTTTTTCCGTGGCCACCCACATGTGCCGCAGTTTTTGGCTTGGAGGAAGCAGCGCCAATcag CAAACTTATAAATTTACAGCCTTCTCTTGTGCGTACCGGCGTGTCACTTGCT TTTTTTCTTTGTAG
- the LOC135937208 gene encoding uncharacterized protein LOC135937208 isoform X1 — translation MLKSWSDIESIDGLKLFLSSCQDAENASQDFTVLEQYFYSLQPTDQTLFLDVLIPKIIDLAKKLEETPFSGRLVAGQQAQMEFSKEKISQILANAFCGRFRGLASNVNFDRLFAHGHRDATKIEKLKCLIHYFKIVTATKSGVSSMSEKVTFERVVTREAPKWHSSRAYLTEFAINTKDSMFDCPEYMAEVDFANKRIGGGVLGNGCVQEEIKFITCPELIVAKAFCDDLRINEALIMTGATPFSAFTGYASTFKHAGGARKPEESKVVVAIDAMDFSRIEPKMQFRKECIDRELLKAYTGFVHCPKNWIATGNWGCGAFRGNPELKMKIQWIAASMANKKLCYFSYNDSNLKETFEKVQHTFSGMRIGEAYNLLLSNDSSIVKRLTKLIFWAFVAFSVATHMCRSFWLGGSSANQPSLVRTGVSLAIAVEDHLRCAEANYEVQNSHAYLPQVGSTANKKHNCLTSSQPNNQRKRLDPYLSSNEHQIKKLNKGKVPK, via the exons ATGCTGAAATCGTGGAGTGATATCGAGTCTATAGATGGCTTAAAGCTATTTCTTTCGTCTTGCCAAGATGCGGAGAACGCATCACAGGACTTCACAGTTTTGGAGCAATATTTCTACAGT TTGCAGCCGACTGATCAGACACTATTCCTCGATGTTTTGATTCCTAAAATCATAGACCTGGCGAAGAAACTCGAGGAGACTCCGTTTTCTGGCAGACTTGTTGCGGGTCAACAAGCGCAAATGGAGtttagcaaagaaaaaatctcgCAAATATTAGCCAACGCTTTCTGCGGCAGATTCCGCGGCCTTGCATCCAACGTAAATTTTGATCG gctCTTCGCTCATGGCCATAGAGATgctacaaaaattgaaaagctgaAGTGTCTGATTCATTACTTTAAGATAGTCACTGCAACAAAATCCGGCGTCAGCTCAATGTCAG AAAAAGTAACTTTCGAAAGAGTTGTCACAAGAGAAGCACCAAAGTGGCATTCGTCTCGTGCTTACCTCACTGAATTTGCCATAAACACAAAGGACAGCATGTTTGATTGTCCAGAATACATGGCTGAAGTGGATTTTGCAAACaa gAGGATTGGTGGTGGCGTTTTGGGCAACGGCTGCGTTCAAGAGGAGATAAAGTTCATCACATGTCCAGAGCTGATCGTGGCGAAAGCCTTCTGCGACGACCTGAGGATTAACGAGGCCCTAATCATGACGGGCGCGACGCCCTTTTCCGCCTTCACCGGCTACGCGAGCACCTTCAAGCACGCCGGGGGCGCCAGGAAGCCGGAAGAGTCCAAAGTGGTCGTCGCTATTGACGCGATGGACTTCTCCAGGATTGAACCTAAGATGCAGTTTAGGAAGGAGTGCATTGACAGGGAACTGCTCAAGGCGTACACCGGCTTTGTGCACTGCCCGAAAAACTGGATTGCCACTGGAAACTGGGGCTGCGGAGCTTTCAgg ggaaatccggagttaaaaatgaaaattcaatggaTTGCTGCTTCAATGGCGAATAAGAAGCTGTGCTACTTCAGCTACAATGATTCAAACCTGAAGGAGACCTTTGAAAAGGTCCAGCATACATTTTCTGGGATGAGGATCG GCGAGGCTTACAACTTGCTGCTATCCAATGATTCAAGCATAGTTAAACGTCTCacgaaattgatattttgg GCATTCGTCGCTTTTTCCGTGGCCACCCACATGTGCCGCAGTTTTTGGCTTGGAGGAAGCAGCGCCAATcag CCTTCTCTTGTGCGTACCGGCGTGTCACTTGCT ATTGCCGTGGAAGATCACCTGCGTTGTGCTGAGGCGAATTATGAAGTGCAAAATAGTCATGCTTATCTGCCCCAAGTGGGTTcaactgcaaataaaaaacataattgtCTCACGTCAAGTCAGCCAAACAACCAGCGGAAACGACTTGATCCCTATTTATCATCGAATGAACACCAGATAAAGAAACTAAACAAGGGAAAAGTACCAAAATAA
- the LOC135936469 gene encoding poly(ADP-ribose) glycohydrolase-like, which yields MSVQLKNWDSFESFEQLELFIKSRVPSCIRDSFQNLNHAIKEFDHPNVLGDLVPKILRLAKEAGAERFETYVQRRGADEFLMTKRDIARMMANGFFCNFANPGEPLNFCRLYRSTSGDENSKVEKLKCLLEYFRQVTSSNISPNLDEMVTFKLCRVERIPKWEECGDKMGNFIFEKSNMFDCDKELAQVDFANKSIGGGVMSNGCVQEEIKFITCPELIVSAMIFKNYMADNEAIVIEGAAPYAKYTGYGKTFKFAGPVTNLEKEKKSKTIIAIDAINFHESGVHGPKYQQYSKQAVDRELLKAYVGFSNCPGQMNIASGNWGCGAFGGDVELKMCIQWLAASYAGKELYYFGYSDRLLCKAYDDLLSSFNFLTLGEVYSQIVNLCVMKAKYFPNMSIVEILNETRRAHNQQMAAPQNSYQANAEQVDPADEAMEPFEVISGDETGNYHSRQMYPNLPGTTAQPVYSSPLQINQEHSMTRNMPTPPSTPSDSQGFQQWPSQGSDQGGGVGSLVTSYNNKVKNQRHPRKN from the exons ATGTCGGTGCAACTGAAAAATTGGGATTCATTTGAATCATTTGAACAActggaattatttataaagTCGAGGGTACCAAGCTGCATAAGAGATAGTTTCCAAAACCTTAACCACGCTATTAAAGAG TTTGATCACCCCAACGTACTAGGAGACCTGGTTCCTAAAATCTTGCGTCTGGCCAAAGAGGCTGGCGCCGAAAGATTTGAGACGTATGTGCAACGAAGAGGAGCCGACGAATTCTTGATGACCAAAAGGGACATTGCTCGGATGATGGCAAACGGATtcttctgcaattttgcaaatcctgGCGAACCTCTGAACTTCTGCAG GCTCTACCGCAGCACAAGCGGCGATGAAAACTCAAAAGTGGAAAAGCTGAAGTGCCTTTTAGAGTACTTCCGCCAGGTCACTTCCAGCAACATTTCTCCCAATCTCG ATGAGATGGTGACGTTCAAACTCTGTCGTGTGGAAAGGATTCCAAAATGGGAGGAATGTGGAgataaaatgggaaatttcatttttgaaaagagcAACATGTTCGACTGTGACAAAGAACTGGCTCAGGTTGATTTCGCAAACAA GAGCATCGGAGGAGGAGTTATGAGCAATGGATGTGTGCAGGAAGAAATCAAGTTCATTACGTGTCCGGAGCTGATCGTGTCCGcgatgattttcaaaaattacatgGCAGACAACGAGGCCATCGTGATCGAAGGCGCCGCTCCATACGCAAAATACACGGGTTACGGCAAAACGTTCAAGTTTGCCGGGCCGGTTACGAACCTAGAGAAGGAGAAGAAATCAAAAACCATCATCGCGATCGACGCCATCAACTTCCACGAGTCGGGTGTCCACGGACCTAAGTACCAGCAGTACTCCAAGCAGGCGGTGGATAGGGAGCTGCTCAAGGCCTACGTCGGATTCTCCAACTGCCCGGGACAGATGAACATCGCGAGTGGAAATTGGGGCTGTGGAGCATTTGGG gGTGAcgtcgaattaaaaatgtgcatCCAGTGGTTGGCAGCCAGCTATGCTGGGAAAGAACTCTACTATTTCGGTTATTCTGACAGGTTACTGTGCAAGGCATATGACGATTTGCTAAGCTCCTTCAACTTCCTCACACTAG GAGAGGTGTACTCCCAGATTGTAAATTTGTGTGTAATGAAggccaaatattttccaaatatgtCAAtcgttgaaatattaaatgaaacaagaagagctcacaatcagcagatGGCAGCTCCGCAGAATTCC tacCAAGCGAATGCTGAGCAAGTGGATCCTGCAGATGAAGCAATGGAACCATTTGAGGTGATCTCCGGTGATGAAACAGGAAACTACCACAGCAGGCAAATGTACCCAAAT ttaccTGGAACCACCGCACAACCTGTTTATTCGTCGCCGTTGCAGATAAATCAAGAGCATAGCATGACAAGAAACAT GCCAACACCGCCGTCAACTCCGAGTGACAGTCAAGGATTTCAGCAGTGGCCTTCCCAAGGATCAGACCAGGGTGGTGGTGTCGGCAGTCTTGTCACAAGTTATAATAATAAGGTTAAAAATCAAAGACatccaagaaaaaattga